From Candidatus Hadarchaeales archaeon, one genomic window encodes:
- the cas4 gene encoding CRISPR-associated protein Cas4: protein MSWRGMKGFGSAGEISAWEVYQYFYCPRKLYFIRKLGLYPPERKKVELGGEQHGREPGRTGRRKRIYGFSPEEVDRILHDLPLEDREMGLFGKADTVVRLKSGEMVPVDVKYSDLPYVSRAWRKQMLAYAVLLERSLGVRIRRGLIYLLPSHRTFWLNILPEEKEALKRDLEKIREMIASDQVPRAASPEYCGYCEVAKFCKRV from the coding sequence GTGAGCTGGAGAGGTATGAAGGGTTTTGGCAGCGCTGGTGAGATAAGTGCCTGGGAAGTATACCAGTACTTTTACTGCCCGAGGAAGCTCTACTTCATCAGGAAGCTGGGGTTGTATCCACCGGAGAGGAAGAAGGTGGAGCTTGGGGGTGAGCAGCACGGTAGGGAGCCGGGGAGGACCGGACGCAGGAAGAGGATCTACGGGTTTTCCCCAGAAGAGGTGGATCGGATCCTGCACGACCTCCCCCTGGAGGATCGGGAGATGGGGCTTTTCGGGAAGGCGGACACGGTGGTGAGACTAAAGAGCGGGGAGATGGTGCCGGTCGATGTGAAGTATTCGGATTTGCCCTACGTTTCGAGGGCGTGGAGGAAGCAGATGCTGGCTTATGCCGTGCTGCTTGAAAGGTCGCTGGGGGTGAGAATCAGGAGGGGCCTCATTTACCTCCTGCCCTCCCACCGGACCTTTTGGTTGAACATTCTACCCGAGGAGAAGGAGGCTTTGAAGAGGGATTTGGAGAAGATACGAGAGATGATAGCTTCCGATCAGGTTCCCAGGGCTGCCAGTCCAGAGTATTGCGGGTACTGTGAGGTGGCGAAGTTTTGCAAGAGGGTATAG
- the cas1 gene encoding CRISPR-associated endonuclease Cas1, translating into MVGGEGQEAGAGGPEEGSGQAGGVQAGMPLLGGVRVRLVVDGFGKFVGRKGETIVVREGGKTVARLQPQELEQVIISGKGVVSTDALRLLAEHGVDVLIVDFRGEVKARLSSPEMRTVSTRREQYLAYGDERGVGVAKAVIRAKLKNQVAVLQTLAKKRVETVPSLAERLRTAAEEMVKLLPELEEVEGKKVDEVRERIMNLEGRGAQLYWEALAGIFEGWGFGGRSGRYATDPVNAMLNYGYGILLGEVWRAVHYAGLDPYGGFLHADRPGRPSLVLDLMEEFRPHVVDRMVVGMVSKRMVSKEGFEVVDGVCQMGEEVRRFYLQELLRRLEEEVRFEDLRLTWGGLFLHQARKLARFLRGELERYEGFWQRW; encoded by the coding sequence GTGGTTGGAGGAGAGGGACAGGAAGCTGGAGCTGGTGGCCCAGAAGAAGGATCCGGGCAGGCCGGCGGAGTGCAGGCAGGCATGCCCCTTCTCGGAGGTGTGCGCGTGAGGCTGGTGGTGGACGGCTTCGGGAAGTTCGTGGGAAGGAAGGGGGAGACCATAGTGGTGAGGGAGGGCGGGAAGACCGTGGCGCGCCTCCAGCCCCAGGAGCTGGAGCAGGTGATCATCTCGGGAAAGGGAGTGGTGAGCACGGACGCCCTGAGGCTGCTAGCGGAACACGGGGTGGACGTGCTCATCGTGGACTTTCGGGGTGAGGTTAAGGCCAGGCTCTCCTCCCCCGAGATGAGGACGGTGAGCACGAGGAGGGAACAGTATCTGGCCTACGGGGATGAGAGGGGGGTGGGGGTGGCCAAGGCCGTGATAAGGGCGAAGCTGAAGAACCAGGTCGCCGTCCTCCAGACACTGGCCAAGAAGAGGGTGGAAACGGTTCCTTCCCTGGCGGAGAGGTTGCGAACCGCGGCGGAGGAGATGGTGAAGCTCCTGCCTGAGCTGGAGGAGGTGGAGGGGAAGAAGGTGGATGAAGTGAGGGAGAGAATAATGAACCTGGAGGGGAGGGGGGCCCAGCTCTACTGGGAAGCCTTGGCGGGAATCTTCGAGGGGTGGGGCTTTGGAGGGAGGAGCGGGAGATACGCCACAGATCCCGTGAACGCCATGCTGAACTACGGCTACGGGATTTTGCTGGGGGAGGTATGGAGGGCGGTGCATTACGCAGGGCTGGATCCCTACGGGGGTTTCCTGCACGCCGATAGACCGGGCAGGCCGAGCTTGGTTTTGGATTTGATGGAGGAGTTCAGGCCCCATGTGGTGGACAGGATGGTGGTGGGAATGGTGAGCAAGAGGATGGTCTCCAAGGAGGGTTTTGAGGTGGTGGATGGGGTGTGCCAGATGGGGGAGGAGGTCAGGAGGTTCTACCTTCAGGAGCTTCTCAGGAGGCTGGAAGAAGAGGTGAGGTTCGAGGACCTTAGGCTCACTTGGGGTGGGCTCTTCCTCCACCAGGCCAGGAAGCTGGCGAGGTTCCTGAGGGGTGAGCTGGAGAGGTATGAAGGGTTTTGGCAGCGCTGGTGA
- the cas4a gene encoding type I-A CRISPR-associated protein Cas4/Csa1: MFFLSAQEHKFLLNRVLPLAREVGVTPELRGWNWWREPLKPYYPERISMFSVCGKFCPTGRDVYLMYVEKKQGKPTQEILLGAMAHNLLEHLFGSCRQGRFDLSFEEWWEGELGRRGEVENARALRSCLEPLWELVLSQARAAYLETRAAHPYADEPHVLAVALPFLVEHKLDGRLLGLSGTLSVDCYDYLRHLIFDVKVGGSPRDFYRLYPTGYALVFESLYEVPVDVGCSVHVGFRNGRVVVNRDLFFINDDLRNWWLEERDRKLELVAQKKDPGRPAECRQACPFSEVCA, translated from the coding sequence GTGTTCTTCCTCTCCGCCCAGGAGCACAAGTTCCTCCTCAACCGCGTTCTCCCCCTGGCGAGGGAGGTGGGGGTGACCCCCGAGCTGAGGGGATGGAACTGGTGGAGGGAACCGCTGAAGCCATACTACCCGGAGCGCATTTCCATGTTCTCCGTCTGCGGGAAGTTCTGCCCCACGGGCAGGGACGTCTACCTGATGTACGTGGAGAAAAAGCAGGGGAAGCCCACGCAGGAGATCCTGCTTGGGGCCATGGCCCACAACCTGCTGGAGCACCTCTTCGGGTCCTGCAGGCAGGGGAGGTTCGACCTGAGCTTCGAGGAGTGGTGGGAGGGGGAGCTGGGGAGGAGGGGAGAGGTGGAGAACGCCAGGGCCCTCCGCTCCTGCCTGGAGCCCCTCTGGGAGCTGGTGCTGAGCCAAGCCAGGGCCGCCTACCTGGAAACGAGGGCCGCCCACCCGTACGCGGACGAGCCCCACGTGCTGGCGGTGGCCCTCCCCTTCCTGGTGGAGCACAAGCTGGACGGGAGGCTGCTGGGCCTGAGCGGTACGCTCAGCGTGGACTGCTACGACTACCTAAGGCACCTCATCTTCGACGTGAAGGTGGGAGGATCCCCCAGGGATTTCTACCGCCTCTACCCAACGGGTTATGCCCTGGTCTTCGAGAGCCTTTACGAGGTGCCCGTGGACGTGGGGTGCTCCGTCCACGTGGGCTTCAGGAACGGCAGGGTGGTGGTGAATCGGGACCTCTTCTTCATCAACGATGACCTGAGGAACTGGTGGTTGGAGGAGAGGGACAGGAAGCTGGAGCTGGTGGCCCAGAAGAAGGATCCGGGCAGGCCGGCGGAGTGCAGGCAGGCATGCCCCTTCTCGGAGGTGTGCGCGTGA
- the cas2 gene encoding CRISPR-associated endonuclease Cas2: protein MLTLVIYDISSDDIRTKLADRLFDYGLQRIQYSAFKGELNAHDREVLVKELPKFIGGERDSIYVIPLCERCARLCRIVSERPVPSLVEEDRVKLV, encoded by the coding sequence ATGCTGACCCTTGTCATCTACGACATAAGCTCTGACGACATCCGCACCAAGCTGGCCGACCGTCTCTTCGACTACGGCCTGCAGAGGATCCAGTACAGCGCCTTCAAGGGGGAGCTGAATGCCCACGACAGGGAAGTCCTGGTGAAGGAGCTTCCGAAGTTCATAGGAGGGGAGAGGGACTCGATCTACGTCATACCCCTGTGCGAGCGCTGTGCCAGGCTGTGCAGGATAGTCTCCGAAAGGCCAGTCCCCTCCTTGGTGGAGGAGGACAGGGTAAAGCTCGTGTGA
- a CDS encoding DUF5615 family PIN-like protein has product MRVLLDEMYSGLKPFLKLLGWEVYTVEEEGLRGAEDERVVEHAVKKGLVLVTQEQRVSELAKLKGVPCVLVGFGDIARIVDEKLRELRDGPRFLPSEVPPPRALPWGGYRKGRARTRRRKGARRA; this is encoded by the coding sequence ATGAGGGTCCTTCTGGATGAAATGTACAGCGGACTCAAACCCTTCCTCAAGCTCCTAGGCTGGGAAGTGTACACGGTGGAGGAGGAAGGGTTAAGGGGGGCGGAGGATGAGAGGGTGGTGGAGCATGCCGTGAAGAAGGGACTGGTGCTGGTGACACAGGAGCAGAGAGTTTCGGAGTTGGCCAAACTAAAGGGGGTACCATGCGTGTTGGTGGGTTTCGGGGACATAGCCAGGATCGTGGACGAGAAGCTCAGGGAGCTCCGGGATGGACCCAGGTTCCTTCCCTCAGAGGTTCCACCGCCCAGGGCGCTCCCCTGGGGTGGATACCGGAAGGGGCGTGCCCGTACGAGGAGGAGGAAGGGGGCAAGGCGGGCTTGA
- a CDS encoding alpha/beta hydrolase — translation MPFAEVGGIKIFYEKVGNGFPVYLLHGAVLTHSLWKPQLEVLKERYTAIAPDLPGHGKSNPISSDEPSIRGYSEVVAGLMDYLGTKEAVVVGHSMGGAVALQFTLDHPEKVRALILANTGAKLGVSPLLLQVLRENFRGAMEAGWKSMLGGKGRRMERELEGLRREMEDTEPKVGVADFEACNAFDCRSRLHEIKKPTLIIGGYDDTLTPPWYHEYLHKNIQGSSLALLRDVGHLSMVEDPSSFNSLLLDFLGRTVG, via the coding sequence GTGCCCTTTGCTGAGGTGGGCGGAATAAAAATCTTCTACGAGAAGGTGGGAAACGGCTTCCCCGTTTACCTTCTCCACGGGGCCGTCCTCACGCACTCCCTCTGGAAACCACAGCTGGAGGTCCTCAAGGAAAGATACACGGCGATCGCCCCAGACCTGCCAGGACACGGAAAATCCAACCCCATATCCTCAGACGAGCCCTCCATCAGGGGTTACTCGGAAGTGGTGGCTGGACTGATGGACTACCTGGGGACGAAGGAAGCGGTGGTGGTGGGCCACTCGATGGGTGGAGCCGTGGCCCTACAGTTCACCCTGGACCATCCGGAAAAGGTCAGGGCTCTCATCCTCGCCAACACCGGTGCCAAGCTGGGAGTTTCACCCCTCCTCCTTCAGGTACTCAGGGAAAACTTCAGGGGGGCCATGGAAGCCGGATGGAAAAGCATGCTGGGTGGAAAGGGGAGGAGGATGGAAAGGGAGCTGGAAGGGCTCAGGAGGGAAATGGAGGACACGGAACCCAAGGTTGGGGTGGCGGACTTCGAGGCCTGCAATGCCTTCGATTGCAGGAGCAGGCTCCACGAGATCAAGAAGCCCACCCTCATCATAGGAGGCTACGACGATACCCTCACCCCTCCCTGGTACCACGAGTACCTCCACAAGAATATCCAGGGTTCTTCCCTCGCCCTCCTAAGGGACGTGGGACATCTCTCCATGGTGGAGGACCCGTCCTCCTTCAACTCCCTCCTCCTAGACTTCCTGGGGAGGACGGTGGGATAG
- the rsmA gene encoding 16S rRNA (adenine(1518)-N(6)/adenine(1519)-N(6))-dimethyltransferase RsmA encodes MEMRERLEREGIRLSRRYGQHLVLDWDLLRRMVEYAEVDREDTVLEVGAGTGGLTLLLAERAGEVIAVERDPRLVSILREVLREKGLGNVRILVGDVLKLPLPPFNKVVSNLPYSLSSELTFRLLEEDFEVAVLMYQLEFAKRLVARPGSEDYGRLTVSVFYRAQVEILEEVPPSAFFPRPKVRSAVVRLRPRKTPPFEVESEEGFRRVLRVLFHHPRQKVRNALYHSFTELFPRLRLEKKERREALDSFLPAELAEARVRDLPPEELARLANLLAGMEKDLSHRPPQEV; translated from the coding sequence ATGGAGATGAGGGAAAGGCTGGAGAGGGAAGGGATAAGGCTCAGCAGGAGATACGGCCAGCACCTGGTGCTGGACTGGGATCTGTTGCGGAGGATGGTGGAATACGCGGAGGTTGATAGGGAGGATACGGTGCTGGAGGTGGGCGCCGGGACGGGGGGTCTCACCCTCCTCCTAGCAGAGAGGGCCGGAGAGGTGATAGCGGTAGAGAGGGATCCCCGCCTGGTCTCCATCCTGAGGGAAGTGCTCAGGGAGAAGGGCCTTGGGAACGTGAGGATCCTTGTGGGGGACGTGCTGAAACTCCCCCTCCCCCCTTTCAACAAGGTGGTTTCGAACCTGCCGTATTCGCTCTCCTCGGAACTCACCTTCAGACTTTTGGAGGAGGATTTCGAGGTGGCGGTGCTCATGTACCAGCTGGAGTTCGCGAAGAGACTCGTGGCCAGACCGGGATCGGAAGATTACGGACGTCTGACCGTGAGCGTCTTCTATCGGGCACAGGTGGAGATCCTCGAAGAAGTTCCCCCCTCCGCCTTCTTCCCCCGTCCCAAGGTGAGGTCGGCGGTGGTGAGGCTCAGGCCCAGAAAAACTCCTCCCTTCGAGGTGGAGAGCGAAGAGGGTTTTCGGAGGGTGCTGAGGGTGCTCTTCCACCATCCCAGGCAGAAGGTGAGGAATGCCCTCTATCACTCCTTCACGGAACTCTTCCCAAGGCTTAGGCTGGAGAAGAAGGAGAGGAGGGAAGCGCTGGATTCCTTCCTTCCCGCAGAGCTGGCGGAGGCCAGGGTGAGGGATCTTCCCCCCGAAGAATTGGCCCGTCTCGCCAACCTCCTCGCGGGAATGGAGAAGGACCTATCCCACCGTCCTCCCCAGGAAGTCTAG
- a CDS encoding O-acetyl-ADP-ribose deacetylase has product MEFKVGKAVVRLVQGDITEQETEAIVNAANPSLMGGGGVDGAIHRKGGPTIREECARIREREWPDGLPVGEAVITSGGRLKAKYVIHTVGPIWRGGNKREPQLLAKAYRSSLSLAVSKGIKRISFPSISTGAYGYPVEKASRVALQAVKEFLEREDKLEEVRFVLFTESDLRVYEEAAKEIFGQQ; this is encoded by the coding sequence TTGGAGTTCAAGGTGGGAAAGGCCGTCGTCAGGCTGGTGCAGGGAGACATCACGGAGCAGGAAACGGAGGCAATCGTGAATGCGGCCAATCCCAGCCTGATGGGAGGAGGAGGGGTGGACGGGGCCATCCACAGGAAGGGAGGACCCACCATCAGGGAGGAATGCGCCAGGATAAGGGAAAGGGAGTGGCCTGATGGCCTGCCCGTGGGTGAGGCGGTGATCACCTCCGGCGGACGCCTCAAGGCCAAATACGTCATCCACACGGTTGGACCCATCTGGAGGGGAGGGAACAAGAGGGAGCCCCAGTTGCTGGCGAAGGCCTACAGAAGCAGCCTGAGCCTGGCGGTCTCCAAGGGTATAAAGAGGATTTCCTTTCCTTCCATAAGCACGGGTGCTTACGGGTATCCGGTGGAGAAGGCCAGCAGGGTGGCCCTGCAGGCGGTGAAGGAGTTCCTCGAGAGGGAGGACAAGTTGGAGGAGGTAAGGTTCGTGCTCTTCACGGAGAGCGATCTGAGGGTTTACGAGGAAGCGGCCAAAGAGATTTTCGGACAGCAGTAG